DNA from Actinoplanes sp. SE50/110:
GCTGCCGCCGCGCTCGTGGCGACGGCGGTGGCCGCCGGGATGGCCAGCCCGGCGGCGAGGCAGGCCGTCCAGAGCTGACGTCGGGAGATGCGCACGTGGTTTCCCTTCTCGGCCATCGACTTCTGCGGATGCCCCTTCCTCGCGGCAGGGGTGCGGGAGACGATGCACAGGCATCAATTGCCTTCTATTTACGTGATCATCTCGTTTCATTGGTGAATTTCGCTCATCCCTGATGGGTCATACCGTGGCTGACGGTCGGCTCCGCCTCGCCGGCCCGGATCAGAACCCGGCGAACTCGACGCCCGCGCCCCGCTCGGTGGCCCGCCGGAGCACCAGCCGGGCCACGGCGAGGTCCAGGATGCCCAGCCCGAACGGCGAGAACACGGTCAGCCGATCGGCGGGACGCCGGTACGGCGTCCCGGCCAGCAACGACCCCAGTGAGCCGCTGATGAAGTCGCGGTGCCCGGTCTCCTGCTCGGCCAGGTGCAGCGACGTCGAGGCCCGGCACACGTGGTCGGCGTCGTCCACGATGTTCGAGCTCGCGAGCACGGCGGGCACCGGCAGGTCCCGCAGCGACAGGTGCAGCAGGACCGCCCCGGGCCGGCAGTGGTCGGTGTCCAGATGGGGCCGGGCCGCCGTGGTCGCCAACGAGACCAGCCGGTGCGCGCCCAGCGCCGCCTCGATGCTCGGCGCCACCTCCACCTTGAGGCCGGTGATCCGGTCCGCGAACGACCGTGCCCGCCCGTCGTCGAGGTCGAAGACGGTCACCGTGCTCAACTCCGGCAGCGTCGTACGCAGGAACCGCAGCACCGCGGCGTTGATCACCCCGCAGCCGATCAGCGTCACTCCCGGCGTGTCCGGGGCCAGGGTGCCGGCGGCCAGGGCCGCGGAGGCCGCGGTCCGTCGCGCCGAGATGGTCTCGGCGGCCAGCACGGCCTCCGGCGCGCCGGTCCGCATCGAGTTGAGGATCATGACGGCGGTCGCCCGTGGCAGCCCGGCTCCGATGTTCGCCGGGAACGAGGCGATCCACTTGACGCCGGCCACCGGGTCGTCGCCGCCCAGGTAGGCCGGCAGCGCGATGATCCGGTTCCGGTCGTCGTCCGGGAAGCGCAGGAAGACCGAGTGCGGCACCGCCGTCCGGCCCTCCTCGTGGCGCAGGTAGGCCGCCCGGACCGCCCGGAGCACCTCCTCGTCGGCATCCTCCAGGATGCGCTGGACGTCTGCTCTTCCCAGGATCAACACGGGCTGGCCTCCATGGCGTTCTGCTTCCACAGGTGGGCGATGTCGCCGAACCGCTCGGCGACCCAGTCGTCGTCGTAGATGGTGTCCAGGTAGCGCTCGCCGCGGTCCGGAAAGATCAGGACACAGCTCGAACCCGGCGCGATCCGGTCGCGAACCCGGTCCAGCGCCGCCACGACCGCGCCGGAGGAGCCGCCGGCGAGGATGGCCTCCAGCGCGACGAGCCGCCGGCACCCCACCACGCAGGCGGCGTCGTCGACGTGCACCACCTCGTCGGCGAGCCCGTCACGGAACAGGGCGGGACGTACGGCCGCGCCGTGCCCCGGGATGACCCGGGGCCCACGGGGCGTGCCGAAGATCGTGCTGCCCACCGCGTCCACCGCCACGATCCGTACCGCAAGCCGCTGCTCCCGCGCGTATTCGGCGCAGCCGCGCAGCGTCCCGAACGATCCGGTGGAGCAGAACAGCACGTCGGGTGGCGCCGGCAGCGCCTCGACGATCTCCCGCATGGTGGCATGGTGGGCCTGCGGGTTCAGCGGGCTGGAGTACTGGTCCGGGCAGTAGCCGCCCGGCAGGGCCGCCGCCAGCTCCCGGACGCGGGCGATCCGTGCCGGCAGGAATTCCCCGGTCGCCGGGTCGGGCCGGGTCACGACCTCCACCTCGGCCCCGAGCGCCCGCATGATCGCGATGTTCTGCTGGTTGGCCCGCGGGTCGGTCACGCACACGAACCGCACCCCGTAGTAGGCGCAGACCTGGGCGAGTCCGATGCCGAGGTTGCCGGAACTGGACTCCACCACCACCGAGCGACCCGGGACGATCCGGCCGACGGCGACACCGTGCCGGATCATCTCGAGCGCGGACCGGTCCTTGATGCTGCCGCCGGGGTTGTGACCTTCCAATTTCGCGAACACCCGGAGCGGACTGCTCTCCCCGAGCCGCGTGAGCTCGACGAGCGGGGTCGCACCGATCGTGCCGGTGATCCCGCTGGCGAATGCCGGCGTCTTCATGCACCGAGCCTTGTCGGACGGTACGGCAGCGGCGCAGAGAAGGACGCGCAGTCTTGCCGGCACCGGGCCGGCACCGGTTGTTCTCTGACCCGGCGGCCGCCCGGGCGGCACCCTGATGATCCGACGAGTGTGGCCCGCAAACCCCGGAGGGTGCGCTATGACCGAGACCATGGATCCGGCGTCGCTGCGCGCGGAGCTGATGCGCCGCCGGCTCAGCGGCGTCACCGCGCCGCGGCCGGCCGCCGGCCCGCGACCGGCGGATCGTTCGGCGCCGATTCCGCTTTCGTACGCCCAGCAGCGGCTCTGGCTGCTCGACCAGCTCCAGCCGGGCACCACCGAATACCTGGCCAGCACGGTGTTGCGCCTCACCGGCCCGCTCGACGAGCCCGCCCTGCGCCGCGCGCTCGACACTCTCGTCGCCCGCCACGAGGTGCTGCGCACCCGCTATCCGCTCCGCGACGGCGACCCGGTGCAGGTGATCGACGACCCGGCCCCGGTCGATCTGACCCGGCTCGACCTGCGCGCGCTCGACCGGGCCCGGGCCGAGGCCCGGCTCGCCGCCCTGGGCACCACCGACCGGCAGCCGGTCGACCTCGCCGACGGCCCGGTGCTGCGGGCGACCCTGGCCCGGCTCGGCCCGCACGAGCACGCACTCGCGCTGACCATCCACCACATCGCCACCGACGGCTGGTCCGACGGCCTGCTCGTCGACGAGCTCATCCGGCTCTACGCCGGGCACCGGTTTCCCGGGCCACCGGCCCTGCAGTACGCCGACGTCGCTCTCTGGCAGCGCACCGGCGCCCCACTCGACGAGCACCTGGCCTTCTGGCGTGACCGGCTGGCCGGTCTCGTCCCGGTGGAACTGCCGGCCGACCGTCCCCGGCCGCCGGTGCGCGACCCCGCGGGTGCCTTCCTGCCGTTCGTGATCCCCGCGCCGGTCGCCCGGAAGCTGTCCGAGCTGGCCCGGCGGCGTGGCGCGACCACGTTCCAGGCGGCCCTCGCCGGATACCTGATCCTGCTGTCGCGATACACCGGGCTCGACGACATCGCGGTCGGCACCACCGTCGCCGGCCGCGACCACCCGCAGGTCCAGGACCTTCCCGGCCTGTTCGTCAACACCGTCGTGCTGCGCGCCGACCTGAGCGGCAGCCCGTCCTACTCCGACGTCCTCGACCGGGTGCGCGACGTCACGCTGGACGCCCACGCCCACCAGGATCTGCCGTTCGAACGGCTCGTCGAGGAACTGGCGCCGGGGCGCGATCCGTCGCGGACCCCGCTGTTCAGCACGATGTTCCTGATGGACGACACGCCGGCCACCGTTCGCGAGGCGGGCGGACTGCGGTTCGAGCGGATCCCGGTCGGGGAGAGCAGCGCCAAGTTCGACCTGACCGTCGCGATCGCCGAGCGGCCCGACGGATCGCTGGCCGGCGGCATCACCTACGCCACCGCCCTGTTCGACCGGGCCACCGTCGAGCGGCTCGCCGGGCATCTCGGGCAGCTGCTCGCCGGGGCCGTGGCCGACCCGCGATCCCCAGCCGACCGGCTGGATCTGCTCACCGCGGGGGAGCTGCGGCAGCTCACCCGCGGTGGGAACGGCAGCGTGCAGACCTATCCGGGTGGCACACTGCCCGCCCTGCTCGAGGCGCAGGCCGCCGGCACACCCACGGCGACAGCGTTGCGATACGAGGGGCGGGAATGGACGTACGCCGAAGTCAACGCCCGTGCCAACCGGATCGCCCACCACCTGCGCGGCCTCGGCGCCGGGCCGGAGTCGGTGGTGGCGGTCGAGCTGCCGCGCGGCGCCGACCTGGTGTTCGCCCTGCTCGGCGTGCTCAAGGCGGGCGCCGCCTATCTGCCGCTGGACCCGGAGCACCCGGCCGACCGGCGGGCCTTCATGGCCCAGGACGCCGGCGCCCGCATCGTGGTCACCGAGCGGCTGCTCGCCGATGCCGAGGGCGGGGACGACAGCGATCCGGTCAGCGGGGTCACCCCCGCCCACGCCGCCTATGTCATCTACACCTCGGGCTCGACCGGCCGGCCCAAGGGCGTGCTGATCGAGCACCGGGCCATCGTCAACCGGCTGCAGTGGATGCAGCAGACCTACCGGCTGGACGCCGGCGACCGGGTGCTGCAGAAGACACCGGCCGGGTTCGACGTCTCGGTGTGGGAGTTCTTCTGGCCGCTGCTGACCGGCGCGACGCTGGTGGTGGCCCGCCCCGGCGGCCACCGCGACCCGGCCTATCTCGCCGCCCTGATCGCCGCCGAGCGGATCACCACGCTGCACTTCGTCCCGTCGATGCTGCGCGCCTTCCTGGCCGAGCCGTGCGGCACGCTGCCCTCGGTGCGGCGGATCATCTGCAGCGGCGAGGCGCTGCCGGCGGACCTGGCCGACGCGGTGCACGAGCGGATCGGCGGCGAACTGCACAATCTGTACGGGCCGACCGAGACCGCCGTGGACGTCACCGCCCTGCGCTGTCTGCCCGGCGAGCCGGTCACCATCGGCCGGCCGATCGCCAACACCAGCGCGTACATCGTCGACGACCGCGGGCGGCCGCAACCGGTGGGCGTGCCCGGCGAACTGCTGATCGGCGGCGTGCAGGTGGCCCGCGGCTACATCGGGCGGCCCGGCCTGACCGCGGACCGGTTCGTGCCCGACCCGTTCGGTGCCGACCCCGGCGGCCGCCTCTACCGCACCGGTGATCTGGCCCGCCACCGGCCCGACGGCACCATCGAATACCTCGGCCGCCTCGACCACCAGGTGAAGATCGCCGGGCAGCGCATCGAGCTGGGCGAGGTCGAGACCGTGTTGCGGGAGTGCCCGGGGGTCACCGACGCGGCGGCCGCCGTCGCCGACGGACAGCTCGTCGGCTACGTCGTCACCGACACGAGCGTCGACGACATCCGGGCCCACCTGCGCCGTCGGCTGCCCGAGGCGATGATCCCGGCACGCTGGGCCGTGCTGGCCGCCCTGCCGCTGACCGGCAGCGGCAAGCTCGACCGCCGGGCCCTGCCCGACCCGGACGCCCCGGTGCCGACCGGCGCGTACGACGCCCCGCACGGCGAGGTGGAGAACCTGCTCGCCGGCGAGTTCGGCGCCGCCCTCGGCATCGCGAAGGTCGGCCGCCACGACAGCTTCTTCCAGCTCGGCGGCGACTCCATGCGGGCGATCCGGGTGGTGGGCGCGGCCCGTGCCGCCGGGATCGCCCTGCGGGTGCAGGACATGTTCACCCACCAGAGCGTCGCCGCGCTCGCCGAGCTGACCGGGTCCCGCGCCGAGTCCTCCCCGGAGCGGCCGGTCGAGCCGTTCACCCAGATCAGCGACGCCGATCGGCGTCTGCTGCCGCCGGGACTCAGCGACGCCTACCCGATCACCCAGAACCAGGCCGGCATGCTGTACGAGATGCTGTCCGGGGCGGACCGGGCGGTGTACCGCAACGTCTCCTGCTACCGGATCCGCGACGGCAAGCCGTTCGCGGCCGGGGCGCTGGAGCAGGCACTGCGGCTGCTGCTCGTCCGGCACGAGATCCTGCGTACCTCGTTCGACCTGGGCACCTACTCGGAGATCATGCAGCTGGTGCACGAACGGGCCGAGCTGCCGGTCGAGGTCCGCGATCTGCGCGGCCGGCCCGCTGCGGACCAACAGGACGCGGTACGTTCGTTCCTGGCCGCCGAGCGGGAAGTACCGTTCGACATCGGCCGGGCCCCGCTGGTGCGCTACACCGTGCACCTGCTCAGCGACCAGGAGTGGCTGCTCACCCACGCCGAGTGCCACGCGATACTGGACGGCTGGAGTCACACCGCGACCGTCGCGATGCTGATCGACCTCTACCGCGGCGTGCGCGACGGCACCCCGCCCGAGCTGCCCGCGCCGCCCGGCGTCCGGTTCGCCGACTTCGTCCACCTGGAGCGCGCCGCCCTCGATTCCACCGAGGACCGGGAGTTCTGGGCCGCCACGGTCGCCTCCCGCGACCGGTTCGAGCTGCCGCCGGAGTGGGCCACCGAGCCCGCCGGCGCCCCGGCCACCATCGTCGACGTGCCCTGGGCCGACCTGGCCCCGGGGCTCAAGCGGCTGGCCGCCGCGGCGAACGCCTCGCTCAAGAGCGTGCTGCACGCCGCCCACCTCAAGGCGTTGAGCGTCGCCACCGGCCAGGAACGCTTCTTCGACGGACTGCTCTGCAACGGCCGGCCGGAGCGGCTGCGCGGCGACGAGGTGTTCGGCATGTACCTCAACACCGTGCCGTTCGCCGCCGACACCCGCGCCCGCACGTGGCGCGAGCTGGTCGCCGGAGTGTTCGCCGAGGAGGCCCGGCTGTGGCCGCACCGGCGCTACCCGCAGCCCACGATGCAACGGGACTGGGGATCGGCCTCGCGGCTGATCGAGGTCGCGTTCGGCTACCTCGACTTCCACGTGCTGGCCGGCGAGGCCGAGTCCGGGGTGCGGATGATCGACGACTTCAGCCCGGGCAGCCTCGCGCTGGAAGTGTGGACCTTCCCCGGCGTGCTGCGGCTCGGTGCCGACCCGGCCCGGATCGGGCGGCCCCACCTGGAGCTGCTGCGGCGCACGTACCGGCACGTCCTGGAGGCCATGGCGGCCGACCCCGGCGGCGACGCCCGAGCCGTGGGCCTGGCGGCCGCCGACCGCCACGACGCCGTCGACCGGTTCCAGAACCCGGTCGCCTTCCCCGCGCTGCCGCTGCTGCACGACCTGGTCCCGACCGGCGCGGCGGTCGCGCTGCGGCAGGGCGACCGAACCCTGTCCTACGACGAGGTCCACGCCCTCGCCGGCGGGCTCGCCGCCCGCCTGCACCGGCTGGGCGTCGGCCCGGACACGGTGGTCGGCCTGCTGCTGCCCCGCGGCACGGATCTCGTCGTCGCCATGCTCGCCGTGCTCCGGGCCGGCGGCGCCTTCCTGCCGCTGGATCCCGCCTACCCGGCCGAGCGGATCCGGTACATGCTCGACGACGCGGCACCCGCGGTCGTGCTCACCGACCCGGCGTACGCCGCCCTCGCCCCCGGCGCCGAGATCGTCGACCACGAGGCCTACCGCACCCTGCCCGCCGCCCCGCCGCCGGCGCTCAACGGGGAGAACCTCGCCTACGTCATCTACACCTCGGGCTCCACCGGGCGGCCCAAGGGCGTCGGCGTGCCGCACCGGGCGCTGCTCAACCTGCGCCACGCCCAGAACCGGCACCTCGACGTCCGCCCCGGCGACCGGGTGCTGCAGTTCGCCTCACCCAGCTTCGACGCCTCGGTGTGGGAACTGGCGATGGCGCTCACCAACGGCGCCGCGCTGGTGCTGCCGCCGCCCGGCACCGACCCGGGTGACCTGCGCGCCCAGGCCGGCGTCGTCACCCACATGACGGTGCCGCCGTCCCTGCTGGACCGTCTCCGGCCCGACGACTTCCCGCACCTGCGGGTGCTGGTCACGGCGGGTGAGGCGGTCACCGCCGAACAGGTGGCGCGGTGGGCCCCGCACACCCGGGTGGTCAACGGGTACGGGCCGACCGAGACCGCGGTCTGCGCGGCCGCCGCCGAGCTCGGCACCTCGGCGCCGGCCGGCCCGCCGCCGATCGGGCAGCCGTTCGCCAACGCCCGCGTCTACGTCCTCGACCACGATCAGCGGCCGCTGCCCGCCGGCGTGCGCGGCGAACTGGTCGTCGGCGGGGCCGGCGTGAGCCGCGGCTACCTGGGCCGTCCGGCGCTGACCGCCGAACGGTTCGTCCCCGACCCGTACGCGACCGTGCCCGGCCAGCGGATGTACCGCACCGGCGACGTGGCCTCCCGGTCAGCCGAGGGCACCCTGAGCTTCCACGGCCGCCGCGATCACCAGGTCAAGGTCCGCGGCTTCCGGATCGAGCTGGGCGAGGTCGAACACGCCCTGGCCGCCTGCCCCGGGGTCACCGGCGCGGTCTGCACCGTGCACCGGCCCGGCACGCCCGACGCCACCCTCGTCGCCTACACCCGTGGCGGTGTCCCGGCGGCCGACCTCCGTGCGCACCTGGCCGACCGGCTGCCGCAGCACCTGATCCCGACCCACTTCCGCGCGGTCGACGACTTCCCGCTGACCCCGGCGGGCAAGGTCGACCGGGCCGCGCTGCCCGCCCCGGACGGATCCCGGCCGGCGACCGGCGCCGCGTACACCGCACCCCGCACCGACCGGGAGCGGCACCTCGCGCAGGCGTGGAGCGAGGCGCTCGGCGTCGCCCGGATCGGTGCCGACGACGACTTCTTCGACCTCGGCGGACACTCACTGGCCATGATGCGGGTGATCGCGGCGCTGCGCTCCCGGCACGGCTACGAGCTGACCTTCCGATCCTTCCTGGAACAGCGCACGGTCGCCCGGCTGGCGGCCACCCTGACCGAACAGAGCTCCGGCAGGGCACTGATGTGGCTGCGCGACGGGACCGGGCGGGTGCCGCTGATCTGCGTACACCCCGGCGGTGGCAGTGCGCACTGGTACCAGCGGCTGCTCCCGCACCTGCACCCCGAGCAGCCGGTGGCCGCGTTCGAATGGCCCGGACCGCACCCGCAGGGCACCCCGAGCACCGAACAGATGGCGGCCCGCTACCTGGCCGAACTGCGCGACGCGCGGCTGGAGGGTCCCTACCGGATCCTCAGCTGGTGCGGCGGCAGCGGCATCGCGATGGAGATGGCCCACCGGTTGATCGACGCGGGGGAGCAGGTCACGGTGATGCTGCTCGACCCCGGCCTGGACATGCACAGCCGGGACGACGGCTGGAGCGAGCTGGCCCTGATGCGCCGCCTGGAGGCGTTGCTGGCCGAGGGAGCGGACACGCCACAGCGCCGGACCGAGATCCTGAGCCTGCTCGACCACCTGGTCGACGACGTCGACCCGGCGACCGGCATCGTCCTGCCCGAGGGCGGCGCCGGCCACTGGCCGGCCGCGGTGCGCATCTGGCGGGAGGTGATGGAGATGGACATGAGCTACCGGCACCGCGTCTTCCCGGGGCGCCTGGAACTGATTGCCAGCGACGAGCTGGTCCGCGGTGAGCACGAGGTCGCCTCGGGGCAGAGCTACGGCGACTATCTGGCCCGCTGGCGGGAACTGGTCACCGGTGGGGTCCGGGTGCATCGCGTCCCGGGCGACCACTTCAGCGTCCTGCGGGAGCCGCACGTCCGCCGCTTCGCCGAGCTGATCACCGGCCTGCTGGACGACGCCTGACACAGCACGCGGCGGTCATGACGGGCCGGTCACCCCGTCATGACCGCCCTCGCCCAGGCCTCGAACCCGGCAGTGATCATGGGAGCCGGCCCGAGGTGCCCGGTCGGTGCCAGGTCGGGAAGACTTGCCCGAGCCGGCGCGGCGACACGCCGTCGACATGCCCCGTACGGGTCATCGCCCATTAGTGGAAGCCCGACCATGGCCAGTGGAATCACTGGTCCCGGCCCACTACCGTGGCCGCCATGCCCGATCCGCCGGACCCTGCCGGCTCCGCGCCCTGCGCACCGGCAACCGCGGCGTCGAACCCGTCCGGCCTCCCGCTGTTGCCGCCACCGCCGGAGCCGTTCTGGACCCGGGCCCGGTGGCGCCGCCGCTTGCGGGCGGTGGGCGCGCACACCGGCCTGCAGCACTGGCTTCTGGTCCGCGGTTTGCCTCTGACCGGCGTCTTCCTCGCGCTGTATGTGACCAACGGCCTGGTCAATTGCTGGCGGACAACCTACGACGTGACCATCGGCGTCATCTCCCCGGGCGATCATGCGGTCGCCGTGCCCGCGCTGGCCTGGCCGTTGTCGGTGGCGGGCTGGCTGGCCACCCCGGCGATCGTCGGTGCCGCCATCGGCATCACCATCGAGCGGGCCATTACCGCCCGCCGCAGCCGCTCGATCACCGATGTCCTCGGCACCCCGTTGGACGACCCGGATGCCTGACTGGATCCCGGAGATCCCTCCGCTGAAGAACCTCGTGTATGCCCACAGTGGCTACAACGTCCCGGACGGCTTCGCCGCCGCCTTCGTCGTCCTGCACGATCACGACTGGCCGGCCGCCGAGGACCACTGGGAACGCGCCGTGCAGGCAGTCTTCAACACCGACGCGGTCGCCAAGACCGCCACCGGCGACACCGCCGTACGCCAGGCCGTGACCGCAACCGCTGATTTCTTCACCACCAGGCGATATTTTCCCTGGTGTTGTTGGTGCCGCAAAGGCACCCCGGTGCCCACCGAGGAGCTTGCCCGCGCCTCTGCCACCGGTAAGGAGGCCACCGAATGACCGATCCCGTCACCCCACCGCGCACGTTCGGCAGCTTCCACGCCCTGGCGGCCCGCCTCCTGCGCGACGGGTATCCGGACCCCCTGACCGACGCCGACATTCAGCAGCACGCCGACGCCGCCGTTGCCCGGATCCGCGCCAATCCCGGCAACGGTAGAGCTCAACCCCCGATCGACGTCATCCGTCAGGGAACTCGCCGCCTCGGCACCCACTACGACCTCAGCGAGGCAGACCTCCGCGGTGCGAACCTCCGCGGGGTCAAGCTCATCGAGGTGATCCTCTTCGAGGCGAACCTCTTCGGGGCGAAGCTCTCCTGGGCGGACCTCACCAGGGCGAACCTGCGCGGAGCGAACCTTCATCAGGCGTACCTCATCGGGGCGGACCTCACCGGGGCGAATCTCGCCAACGCGGACCTCAACGAGTCGCACCTCATCGGGACATACCTCATCGGTGCAAACCTCACCAGGGCGAATCTGGGCGGGGCGGATCTTCGTGGGGCGGACCTGCGCGGAGCGGATCTTCGTGGGGCATGGGCCACCCCGGCCAGGCTCGACGAGGCGGTGTGGGATCGGTCCACGGTCTGGCCGGCCGGGTGGTCGACATGGATCGCCGACCGATCCGAGCCGTTGCCCGGCGGCGGGTACCGGATCACGTCCGATCAGCCCGGTGCCGACGACCGGGCTGCATCTCCGGTCAGCCGGTGACCGCGGCTCCCAGCGTCCCACGGGTCAGGTTGCCGGCCGCTGGCGCAGGCGGGCGAGATCCCGTTTGATGTAGCGCAGGTGCGCCCACTCCTCCTCCAGGATCACCCGGATGCAGTCACCGACGCTGGGACGCCGGTCGCCGCCGCCCCAAGGGTTGTCGCGCTGCTCGGCGAGCAGGTCCGTCGTGGCCGTGGCCAAAAAGTCGGTGACCATCCGCTGACGCTCGGCACGGACCGTGAGGATCTCCGCGTAGGCCGGCGGATCGGTGCGGAAGATCGACATGTCGAAGCCCATCCGGTCGGCCCCGGTGAAGATCTGGCCGATCTCGTGAAACGGGCGGGGCGTCCGCAGGATCGCGCCGCGCAGCCAGGCGTCGGTCGCCAGGACGAGGTGCCGCAGGGTCTGGGCCAGTGACCACTCGTCCGCGACGTGGGCGTCCACGAGGTCCGGGGGAGTGTCCGCCACCGTCGTCTGCCAGGCGGCACGTACCGCGGCCCAGCCCTCGCGCAGCCCCGCGGGGGTCTGGGCCCGCTGCAGCTCGCGGCCCGGGAACTGCCGGTTGAGCTCGGCATCCACGAGCGGCACCACATCGACGCCGTTGACCAGGAGACGGCCGGAGAACAGGTCGTGGCTGTCGATGTCGAGGCCGTCCACCTCGACGCTGCGCATCGTCACACCGCTGACATCGGAGAATCGCAGGGTGGCGCCCTGGAAGCTGGTCCTGACGAAGGTCGCGCCGGCGAACTGCCCGGTGCCGGAGAAGGTGGTCACCACTGCATCATCACGGATTCCGGGCGGCCACCGGGAGGCGGGCGTTCTCCTCGTCGCGCCAGGCGAGCCAGCGGCGTAGCTCGTCGAGATCGAAGTCCGGGCCGCGGGTCATCAGGGTGAACATGCCGGCGCCGCGCGCACGCAGCGGCGCTGCGACGGTCCACGGGTCGCCGTCGACGAACACCGCCCGTTCGATGGTGGCCGGGTCACGCCGCAGTTCATCGCAGAACCCGTCGAGTCGGCGCGACTTCTCGCTGAAGACGTCGTCCTCGGCGAAGGTCTGCCAGATGTCGGCGTACCGGGCCACCAGCCGCAGCGCCTGGGGCCCGTCGGCGGCAACCAGGATCGGCATCCGCCGGATCGGGCGCGGGTTGAGCAGCTGCAGCCGGCGTTCGATGCGGTGCAGGGCCTCGCGTAGCTCGCGCACCCGCTGAGCCGGTGATCCGAACGCGAAGCCGTACTCCTCGGCCTCCCACTCGCGGAAGCCCGCGCCGATGCCGAGGATCGCCCGACCGTCGCTGATGTGGTCGACGGTGCGGGCCATGTCGGCGAGCAGGTCGGGGTTGCGGTAGGCGACGCAACTGACCAACGCGCCGATCGCGGCGTGGCCGGTGGACTCGGCCCAGGCCGCGAGCGTGGTCCAGCACTCGAAATGCTTGCCGGAGGGGTCCTTGCCGAGCGGGAAGAAGTGGTCCCAGTTGAAGATCGCGTCGACGCCGAGCGCGTCGGCTTCGGCCACGGCCCGCCGGATGGCCGCATAGTCCGCCCGCGACGGTGGGATCTGGATCGCGACTCGTATCGTGCCCGGTGTCGTCGTCACGATCGAGAATCGTAGATCCGGCCACCAAGCCCACCGCCGCGGAGATCAGCCGGGTGCTCAGCGTGCCGTGTCGTAGGCGACGAAGCGCAGCTCCGAGGTGTACCGGTTGCCCTGGTCGTCGGTGAGCCAGGTCTGCTCCGGGGTGGGCAGCATCTCGCTCACCGTCAGCCGGGCCGCCGGGTCCTTGCGCACCAGCCGGCGGACGGCCTTGGCGAGCAGATTCACGAAGACCGGGCTGTCGAAGTCGACGAACAGCGGCCGTGGCTCGGCCGGCGAGGTCACGAAGACGAACCGGGGGAGCTGCCGCTCCGCGGCCCATCGGCGTGCCGCGGCGAACCGGAGCGCCTCCGTCTTCGCGTCGGCGAAGCCCTGCTCGGCGGCGGGGAACCGCCACGTCTCCCG
Protein-coding regions in this window:
- a CDS encoding non-ribosomal peptide synthetase, translated to MTETMDPASLRAELMRRRLSGVTAPRPAAGPRPADRSAPIPLSYAQQRLWLLDQLQPGTTEYLASTVLRLTGPLDEPALRRALDTLVARHEVLRTRYPLRDGDPVQVIDDPAPVDLTRLDLRALDRARAEARLAALGTTDRQPVDLADGPVLRATLARLGPHEHALALTIHHIATDGWSDGLLVDELIRLYAGHRFPGPPALQYADVALWQRTGAPLDEHLAFWRDRLAGLVPVELPADRPRPPVRDPAGAFLPFVIPAPVARKLSELARRRGATTFQAALAGYLILLSRYTGLDDIAVGTTVAGRDHPQVQDLPGLFVNTVVLRADLSGSPSYSDVLDRVRDVTLDAHAHQDLPFERLVEELAPGRDPSRTPLFSTMFLMDDTPATVREAGGLRFERIPVGESSAKFDLTVAIAERPDGSLAGGITYATALFDRATVERLAGHLGQLLAGAVADPRSPADRLDLLTAGELRQLTRGGNGSVQTYPGGTLPALLEAQAAGTPTATALRYEGREWTYAEVNARANRIAHHLRGLGAGPESVVAVELPRGADLVFALLGVLKAGAAYLPLDPEHPADRRAFMAQDAGARIVVTERLLADAEGGDDSDPVSGVTPAHAAYVIYTSGSTGRPKGVLIEHRAIVNRLQWMQQTYRLDAGDRVLQKTPAGFDVSVWEFFWPLLTGATLVVARPGGHRDPAYLAALIAAERITTLHFVPSMLRAFLAEPCGTLPSVRRIICSGEALPADLADAVHERIGGELHNLYGPTETAVDVTALRCLPGEPVTIGRPIANTSAYIVDDRGRPQPVGVPGELLIGGVQVARGYIGRPGLTADRFVPDPFGADPGGRLYRTGDLARHRPDGTIEYLGRLDHQVKIAGQRIELGEVETVLRECPGVTDAAAAVADGQLVGYVVTDTSVDDIRAHLRRRLPEAMIPARWAVLAALPLTGSGKLDRRALPDPDAPVPTGAYDAPHGEVENLLAGEFGAALGIAKVGRHDSFFQLGGDSMRAIRVVGAARAAGIALRVQDMFTHQSVAALAELTGSRAESSPERPVEPFTQISDADRRLLPPGLSDAYPITQNQAGMLYEMLSGADRAVYRNVSCYRIRDGKPFAAGALEQALRLLLVRHEILRTSFDLGTYSEIMQLVHERAELPVEVRDLRGRPAADQQDAVRSFLAAEREVPFDIGRAPLVRYTVHLLSDQEWLLTHAECHAILDGWSHTATVAMLIDLYRGVRDGTPPELPAPPGVRFADFVHLERAALDSTEDREFWAATVASRDRFELPPEWATEPAGAPATIVDVPWADLAPGLKRLAAAANASLKSVLHAAHLKALSVATGQERFFDGLLCNGRPERLRGDEVFGMYLNTVPFAADTRARTWRELVAGVFAEEARLWPHRRYPQPTMQRDWGSASRLIEVAFGYLDFHVLAGEAESGVRMIDDFSPGSLALEVWTFPGVLRLGADPARIGRPHLELLRRTYRHVLEAMAADPGGDARAVGLAAADRHDAVDRFQNPVAFPALPLLHDLVPTGAAVALRQGDRTLSYDEVHALAGGLAARLHRLGVGPDTVVGLLLPRGTDLVVAMLAVLRAGGAFLPLDPAYPAERIRYMLDDAAPAVVLTDPAYAALAPGAEIVDHEAYRTLPAAPPPALNGENLAYVIYTSGSTGRPKGVGVPHRALLNLRHAQNRHLDVRPGDRVLQFASPSFDASVWELAMALTNGAALVLPPPGTDPGDLRAQAGVVTHMTVPPSLLDRLRPDDFPHLRVLVTAGEAVTAEQVARWAPHTRVVNGYGPTETAVCAAAAELGTSAPAGPPPIGQPFANARVYVLDHDQRPLPAGVRGELVVGGAGVSRGYLGRPALTAERFVPDPYATVPGQRMYRTGDVASRSAEGTLSFHGRRDHQVKVRGFRIELGEVEHALAACPGVTGAVCTVHRPGTPDATLVAYTRGGVPAADLRAHLADRLPQHLIPTHFRAVDDFPLTPAGKVDRAALPAPDGSRPATGAAYTAPRTDRERHLAQAWSEALGVARIGADDDFFDLGGHSLAMMRVIAALRSRHGYELTFRSFLEQRTVARLAATLTEQSSGRALMWLRDGTGRVPLICVHPGGGSAHWYQRLLPHLHPEQPVAAFEWPGPHPQGTPSTEQMAARYLAELRDARLEGPYRILSWCGGSGIAMEMAHRLIDAGEQVTVMLLDPGLDMHSRDDGWSELALMRRLEALLAEGADTPQRRTEILSLLDHLVDDVDPATGIVLPEGGAGHWPAAVRIWREVMEMDMSYRHRVFPGRLELIASDELVRGEHEVASGQSYGDYLARWRELVTGGVRVHRVPGDHFSVLREPHVRRFAELITGLLDDA
- a CDS encoding pentapeptide repeat-containing protein, with protein sequence MTDPVTPPRTFGSFHALAARLLRDGYPDPLTDADIQQHADAAVARIRANPGNGRAQPPIDVIRQGTRRLGTHYDLSEADLRGANLRGVKLIEVILFEANLFGAKLSWADLTRANLRGANLHQAYLIGADLTGANLANADLNESHLIGTYLIGANLTRANLGGADLRGADLRGADLRGAWATPARLDEAVWDRSTVWPAGWSTWIADRSEPLPGGGYRITSDQPGADDRAASPVSR
- a CDS encoding DinB family protein: MTTFSGTGQFAGATFVRTSFQGATLRFSDVSGVTMRSVEVDGLDIDSHDLFSGRLLVNGVDVVPLVDAELNRQFPGRELQRAQTPAGLREGWAAVRAAWQTTVADTPPDLVDAHVADEWSLAQTLRHLVLATDAWLRGAILRTPRPFHEIGQIFTGADRMGFDMSIFRTDPPAYAEILTVRAERQRMVTDFLATATTDLLAEQRDNPWGGGDRRPSVGDCIRVILEEEWAHLRYIKRDLARLRQRPAT